A stretch of the Aspergillus puulaauensis MK2 DNA, chromosome 6, nearly complete sequence genome encodes the following:
- a CDS encoding GMC family oxidoreductase (CAZy:AA3;~COG:E;~EggNog:ENOG410PJ5E;~InterPro:IPR012132,IPR036188,IPR000172,IPR007867;~PFAM:PF05199,PF00732;~SECRETED:SignalP(1-20);~go_function: GO:0016614 - oxidoreductase activity, acting on CH-OH group of donors [Evidence IEA];~go_function: GO:0050660 - flavin adenine dinucleotide binding [Evidence IEA];~go_process: GO:0055114 - oxidation-reduction process [Evidence IEA]), whose product MSFTKIAVLYIACLASPCLGLFNLGVPGISWSYDYVIVGGGTSGLAIATRLAEDSGVSVAVVEAGGHYEVEGGIYSIIPGFAAAANTGTDPSDDSLLIDWNFDTLPLSAANDRVLRYSRGKCLGGTSARNLMVYQRGTKDSYDQWADITGDSSWEWESVLPSFKKSCTLTPPDMSKRNANSSVIYSADAFDNSMKGPLQVSWPNYGSPFATYVEAGLEAIGILSGQDFNSGYLNGSSWAPTTIDPKDETRSSSKTSFLNQSLLKLNFNVYAHTLVKKINFSGTKAKSINVETLGTPYTLTAKKEIIVSAGTFQSPQLLMVSGVGPKSTLEKLGIKVVADLPGVGQNLWDHALFGVVNRVNVETASRLVNDQTAATEALALYALKQGPLTAPGFGILGWEKLPSDARKHFTNSTRKALDTFPADWPEIEYISLDGILDGWHSADDQDLGDGYEYGTIAPSLVAPLSRGSVTINSTDTSAAPVIDLGYLTHPADQEVAVAALKRARKAFNATGITIGEEHSPGPDVQTDGEILEFIRSTIVPVWHAAGTCAMGKSTNPDAVVDSNAKVIGVQNLRVVDASIFPTLPPGHPQSTCYMVAEKIAAAIKNGN is encoded by the exons ATGTCTTTTACCAAGATCGCTGTTCTATATATCGCTTGTCTTGCTTCGCCGTGTCTGGGTTTGTTTAATCTAGGCGTTCCGGGGATCAGTTGGTCTTACGACTATGTAATTGTCGGTGGCGGTACTTCCGGTCTCGCTATCGCCACAAGATTGGCTGAGGACTCAGGAGTGAGCGTCGCTGTTGTTGAGGCTGGTGGGCACTATGAGGTTGAAGGTGGTATCTACAGCATTATTCCTGGATTCGCCGCGGCAGCGAATACCGGCACCGACCCATCTGATGATTCCTTGCTTATTGATTGGAATTTCGATACGCTGCCCCTGTCG GCTGCAAATGATCGAGTTCTCCGCTATTCTAGAGGAAAATGTCTGGGTGGCACTTCTGCCCGCAACCTTATGGTCTACCAGCG CGGAACCAAGGATTCATATGATCAATGGGCAGATATCACCGGTGACTCCTCGTGGGAGTGGGAATCAGTGTTGCCATCCTTCAAGAAGAGCTGTACTCTCACGCCACCAGACATGTCCAAGCGTAATGCAAATTCAAGTGTGATCTATAGTGCAGACGCTTTTGACAACAGCATGAAAGGCCCTCTGCAAGTTTCTTGGCCTAATTATGGCTCCCCCTTCGCAACGTATGTGGAGGCCGGGCTCGAAGCAATAGGCATCCTTTCAGGACAAGATTTCAATAGCGGCTACCTTAATGGCTCCTCCTGGGCACCTACAACAATCGACCCCAAAGATGAAACGCGAAGTTCTTCGAAAACAAGCTTCCTGAACCAGTCTCTGTTGAAGCTAAATTTCAACGTCTATGCGCATACCCTGGTAAAGAAAATCAACTTCAGTGGGACTAAAGCTAAGAGCATCAATGTCGAGACCCTTGGTACCCCGTATACCCTAACAGCAAAAAAGGAGATCATTGTATCTGCTGGAACCTTCCAATCCCCTCAACTTCTAATGGTCTCTGGTGTGGGACCCAAGTCAACATTAGAAAAGCTCGGTATCAAAGTCGTGGCAGATCTTCCAGGCGTGGGACAGAACCTCTGGGACCACGCCCTTTTCGGCGTCGTTAACAGAGTGAACGTGGAAACAGCAAGCCGGCTAGTAAATGACCAAACCGCCGCCACGGAAGCACTCGCGCTATACGCCCTCAAACAAGGCCCTCTCACAGCCCCAGGCTTCGGCATTCTCGGCTGGGAGAAACTCCCCAGCGATGCCCGCAAGCACTTCACCAACAGCACCCGCAAAGCCCTGGACACCTTCCCGGCCGATTGGCCTGAAATCGAATACATCAGTCTCGACGGAATCCTAGATGGCTGGCACAGCGCCGACGACCAAGACCTCGGTGACGGGTACGAGTATGGTACCATCGCGCCATCCCTCGTCGCCCCTCTCTCTCGCGGCTCCGTCACAATCAATAGCACAGATACCAGCGCTGCCCCCGTCATCGACCTCGGCTACCTCACCCACCCGGCAGACCAGGAAGTCGCAGTTGCGGCACTCAAGCGCGCGCGCAAGGCCTTCAACGCGACGGGCATCACCATCGGCGAGGAACATAGTCCCGGCCCGGACGTACAGACGGATGGGGAGATCCTTGAATTCATCCGCTCCACTATCGTGCCGGTCTGGCATGCTGCTGGGACCTGTGCGATGGGCAAGTCCACGAACCCTGATGCAGTCGTCGACTCGAATGCTAAGGTTATCGGCGTCCAGAACTTgcgtgttgttgatgcgaGTATTTTCCCTACTTTGCCCCCGGGTCATCCGCAGAGTACGTGCTATATGGTTGCGGAGAAGATTGCAGCCGCTATCAAGAATGGGAATTAG
- a CDS encoding uncharacterized protein (COG:S;~EggNog:ENOG410PHP6;~InterPro:IPR029071,IPR036533,IPR000626,IPR003103, IPR039690;~PFAM:PF02179;~TransMembrane:1 (o72-92i);~go_component: GO:0005689 - U12-type spliceosomal complex [Evidence IEA];~go_function: GO:0005515 - protein binding [Evidence IEA];~go_function: GO:0051087 - chaperone binding [Evidence IEA];~go_process: GO:0000398 - mRNA splicing, via spliceosome [Evidence IEA]) yields MTQLLPHVSQPSLGETCAFYLDYITAGVPSSLHSLHHKFVLPLISGPAFSTPLLRTLTSPPDWASYYRDDNYKAPATVTLVACAIALVIMSWRNFWRRPSPSYHPPNTSERPYTYLTADDIVTPPARTYDGQAYARREDDDSEPDKLVLNHRKVTYELHFPPYSINDGTLSVGQLRQSAAEVTHTADPNRIRLLYKGKLLDDDSLPCRLEGLKQQSEILCVVSEVQSGARTPSDISEAERTSGEASRPPHQNIPEITPKGKRKNKGKNKKKKKPASASPDSGDELPAPPPRPVTSTSSSALPPPAPNLKNFPDPLDQVRALTAYFRKELLPLCDQYITDTPQEEKVRDFEHKKLGETVLAQIILKADGIEPANDETRTARRALIKEAQSTLNKVDAVAKAD; encoded by the coding sequence ATGACCCAGCTGCTTCCACACGTTTCCCAGCCCTCTCTGGGTGAGACGTGTGCTTTCTATCTGGATTACATCACCGCCGGCGTGCCGTCTTCGTTGCACTCTCTCCACCATAAATTCGTCCTGCCCCTCATCTCAGGTCCCGCATTCTCAACTCCCTTATTGCGCACCCTCACTTCCCCGCCGGACTGGGCTTCCTATTACCGCGACGACAACTACAAAGCACCGGCTACCGTCACCCTCGTCGCTTGTGCGATTGCCCTTGTGATCATGTCTTGGCGTAACTTCTGGCGTCGTCCTTCCCCTTCCTACCACCCTCCGAATACTAGCGAGCGACCTTACACCTATCTCACAGCTGATGACATCGTCACCCCACCCGCGCGGACGTACGATGGCCAGGCCTACGCGAGACGGGAGGACGATGATTCCGAGCCCGACAAGCTCGTCCTGAACCACCGCAAGGTGACATATGAGCTTCATTTTCCGCCTTACTCTATCAACGACGGCACGTTAAGCGTCGGGCAACTGAGACAGAGCGCTGCGGAGGTCACACACACCGCCGACCCTAATCGCATCCGGCTGCTCTACAAGGGCAAGCTGCTAGATGATGATTCGCTGCCCTGCCGCCTGGAGGGCCTCAAGCAACAGTCCGAGATCCTGTGCGTTGTATCGGAGGTGCAGTCGGGCGCGAGAACACCTAGTGACATATCTGAGGCTGAGCGGACGAGCGGCGAAGCCAGTCGCCCACCTCATCAAAACATCCCCGAAATCACACCTAAGGGTAAACGAAAGAATAAGggcaaaaataaaaagaagaagaagcctgcATCAGCCTCACCTGACTCTGGCGACGAATTGCCTGCGCCTCCCCCACGACCTGTTACCTCCACTAGCAGTTCCGCActtccacctccagctccgaaCCTAAAGAACTTCCCGGACCCTCTCGATCAAGTCCGCGCCCTAACAGCATACTTCCGCAAGGAGCTCCTCCCGCTCTGTGATCAGTATATCACGGACACACCccaagaagagaaagtgcGCGACTTCGAACACAAGAAGCTCGGCGAGACTGTTCTAGCACAGATCATTCTCAAGGCAGACGGCATCGAGCCTGCAAACGATGAGACCCGGACTGCACGAAGGGCACTGATCAAGGAGGCTCAATCTACGCTTAATAAGGTTGATGCTGTGGCGAAGGCTGATTAA
- a CDS encoding uncharacterized protein (COG:S;~EggNog:ENOG410PNMU;~TransMembrane:5 (o27-45i66-87o107-129i141-167o187-211i)) — protein sequence MSTPSIDIVASWPTPDYDNPHEPLDTVIYAVNIPLMALMTVFVASRFVSRTFLVRNALGMDDWMMLIAYVLAMAMSACQLVEPRYGIGRHLYDVKYEWYPSLGKLTIAIQALFAPCSAITKISICLAYLRLFPSKTNKWFNYITMTILAGFGISTIVTMMLQCIPLSDIWAVLKPMDQKQCIDSEKFFIAVAAINSITDFMVYLWPIHYLWRVKLSLAKRTGLIVCFGVGVL from the exons ATGTCGACTCCGAGTATAGATATCGTAGCGAGTTGGCCGACACCTGACTATGACAACCCCCACGAGCCCTTGGACACCGTCATTTATGCTGTCAACATCCCTCTGATGGCCCTAATGACGGTATTTGTTGCAAGCCGGTTTGTATCACGGACGTTCCTTGTACGCAACGCACTCGGAATGGATGACTGGATGATGCTTATTGCATAC GTGCTAGCCATGGCGATGTCGGCATGTCAGTTAGTTGAGCCCAGGTATGGCATAGGTCGCCACCTATACGATGTGAAGTATGAATGGTACCCTTCGTTAGGAAAA TTGACCATTGCTATCCAAGCCCTCTTTGCGCCTTGCTCCGCCATAACGAAAATCTCGATATGTTTGGCATATCTTCGCCTCTTTCCCTCGAAGACAAATAAATGGTTCAACTATATCACGATGACAATCCTGGCAGGGTTCGGAATATCAACTATTGTCACGATGATGCTGCAATGCAT ACCTCTATCTGATATCTGGGCGGTTCTCAAACCGATGGACCAAAAGCAGTGCATCGATTCAGAGAAATTCTTCATTGCCGTTGCCGCCATTAACAGTATCACCGACTTCATGGTTTATCTTTGGCCGATCCACTATCTCTGGAGGGTGAAGCTTAGCCTGGCGAAGAGAACCGGACTGATAGTTTgttttggtgttggagtCCTGTAA